The following coding sequences lie in one Flavobacteriales bacterium genomic window:
- a CDS encoding S-adenosylmethionine:tRNA ribosyltransferase-isomerase: protein MEQIKKDPRSIRISDYHYELPQEKIAVFPSDERDSSRLLIYKEGSISESNYRSIANELTAGSLLFFNNTKVINARLEFKNSNGGRIEVFCLEPSENKDMAQAMAACGSSAWNCMVGGLSKWREEDLLLEQNGIRIKVSKQEVTSQSVLVQFTWQPQEKSFAEILHEVGALPIPPYLKRDTEAIDIQRYQTVYAKHEGSVAAPTAGLHFTERVFADLKAHHCEVEYLTLHVGAGTFKPVKSEQMEGHDMHAETIDVQRSVIHKIAGHSGSRVAVGTTSMRTLESLYWIGLKLAQQPTIRPEQLDLKQWEVYEMQEQTLSLSESMQHLLHWMDRFELDRLICSTSILIAPGYDFKVVDALVTNFHQPGSTLILLVAAFVGEDWRKIYDYALHHHFRFLSYGDGSLLFRNKNNETT from the coding sequence ATGGAGCAGATAAAAAAAGATCCGCGTTCAATCCGTATCAGCGATTATCATTATGAACTTCCTCAGGAAAAAATTGCTGTTTTTCCGTCAGATGAAAGGGATTCTTCGCGTTTATTGATTTACAAAGAAGGTTCCATTTCCGAATCGAACTATCGTTCCATTGCCAATGAATTAACTGCAGGATCGCTTTTGTTTTTTAATAACACGAAAGTGATCAATGCGCGACTCGAATTCAAAAATTCGAATGGAGGTCGCATAGAAGTCTTTTGTCTTGAACCTTCCGAGAACAAAGATATGGCACAGGCGATGGCGGCGTGCGGGAGTTCTGCATGGAATTGTATGGTGGGCGGATTATCTAAATGGCGGGAAGAAGATTTACTGTTGGAGCAAAATGGAATTCGTATAAAAGTCAGCAAACAGGAAGTTACGAGTCAATCGGTACTCGTCCAATTTACCTGGCAACCGCAAGAAAAAAGTTTTGCGGAAATCCTTCATGAAGTGGGAGCATTACCCATTCCTCCTTATTTAAAACGCGACACGGAAGCCATCGATATACAACGCTATCAAACTGTCTATGCAAAACACGAAGGCTCGGTGGCAGCACCCACGGCGGGATTGCATTTTACAGAGCGCGTATTTGCAGATTTAAAGGCTCATCACTGTGAAGTGGAATACCTTACGCTACATGTGGGGGCGGGGACATTCAAGCCGGTTAAATCGGAACAGATGGAGGGTCATGATATGCATGCCGAAACCATCGACGTGCAGCGATCGGTCATTCATAAAATCGCCGGACATTCCGGTTCGCGCGTGGCAGTAGGAACCACCTCCATGCGTACGCTGGAGAGTTTGTATTGGATCGGACTTAAACTGGCACAACAGCCAACGATTCGTCCCGAACAACTCGATTTAAAACAATGGGAAGTGTATGAAATGCAAGAACAAACTCTTTCACTCAGCGAATCGATGCAGCATCTGCTTCATTGGATGGATCGCTTTGAGTTGGACCGCCTGATTTGTTCCACTTCCATTTTAATTGCGCCGGGTTATGATTTTAAAGTGGTGGATGCACTCGTTACGAATTTTCATCAACCGGGCAGCACGCTGATTTTATTGGTGGCGGCGTTTGTTGGGGAAGATTGGCGAAAAATTTATGATTATGCTTTACATCATCATTTCCGTTTTTTGAGTTATGGAGATGGTTCATTATTATTCCGAAATAAAAACAATGAAACAACGTAA